From the Calonectris borealis chromosome 4, bCalBor7.hap1.2, whole genome shotgun sequence genome, one window contains:
- the APBB2 gene encoding amyloid beta precursor protein binding family B member 2 isoform X3 — protein MAERKNAKAMACSSLQERTNVTLDVPLQVDFPTPKTELVQKFHVQYLGMLPVAKPVGMDTLNSAIESLMASSSKEDWMPVTMNVADATVTVINERNEEEIMVECRVRFLSFMGVGKDVHTFAFIMDTGNQHFECHVFWCEPNAGNVSEAVQAACMLRYQKCLVARPPSQKVRPPPPPADSVTRRVTTNVKRGVLSLIDTLKQKRPVTEMP, from the exons ATGGCCGAACGGAAGAATGCTAAAGCTATGGCTTGCAGCTCATTGCAAGAGAGGACAAATGTCACCCTTGATGTTCCTCTGCAAG TAGATTTCCCAACACCAAAGACAGAACTGGTACAGAAGTTCCACGTCCAGTACCTGGGCATGCTACCTGTAGCTAAACCTGTGG gaATGGATACTCTCAACAGTGCCATTGAAAGTCTAATGGCTTCCTCTAGCAAAGAAGACTGGATGCCAGTTACTATGAATGTTGCTGATGCTACTGTCACAGTCATCAATGAAAGA AATGAAGAGGAAATCATGGTGGAGTGTCGTGTGCGGTTCCTGTCCTTCATGGGAGTAGGCAAGGACGTTCACACATTCGCCTTCATTATGGATACAGGAAACCAGCATTTTGAGTGCCACGTTTTTTGGTGTGAACCAAATGCAGGCAATGTATCAGAAGCTGTTCAGGCTGCCTGTATG TTACGGTATCAGAAGTGCTTAGTAGCCAGACCTCCTTCACAAAAAGTTCGACCACCGCCCCCTCCTGCAGACTCGGTGACTAGAAGAGTTACAACTAACGTAAAAAGAGGAGTGTTGTCCCTCATTGACACTTTGAAACAGAAACGCCCGGTCACCGAGATGCCATAG